A genomic region of Trifolium pratense cultivar HEN17-A07 linkage group LG3, ARS_RC_1.1, whole genome shotgun sequence contains the following coding sequences:
- the LOC123918223 gene encoding uncharacterized protein LOC123918223, translated as MEESQNMMWMKRKQVLNSHIEEVPSFEVGAMNMNNKSWEEKAFAEDAARILGGCIWPPRSYSCHFCKREFRSAQALGGHMNVHRRDRAKLKQSLGHHNELDLHSLHKNHFTTSRVNSSSWPSTISKQENCFESNMSSSYSSSIRWGNYNHMVSHDFEPKGLLVNAREQIFKGYSCNDYVETSLSMGQNNSMFGQKLLTDDFCGDKGSNTCKKPRTSSIFHHKPCLNDRCLTFQSADQFVNIGIKPGMEDLDLELRLGKLTQKV; from the exons ATGGAGGAATCTCAAAATATGATGTGGATGAAAAGGAAACAAGTCTTGAACTCACATATTGAAGAAGTACCATCATTTGAAGTTGGAGCTATGAACATGAACAACAAGTCTTGGGAGGAAAAAGCTTTTGCAGAAGATGCAGCTAGGATACTTGGTGGATGTATATGGCCTCCAAGATCTTACTCATGTCATTTCTGTAAAAGAGAGTTTAGGTCTGCTCAAGCTTTAGGTGGTCACATGAATGTTCATAGAAGAGATAGAGCTAAGCTCAAACAAAGTCTTGGTCACCATAATGAATTAGACCTTCATTCTCTTCATAAAAATCATT TTACAACAAGCAGAGTTAACTCATCTTCTTGGCCATCAACTATATCTAAACAAGAAAACTGTTTTGAGTCAAACATGTCTTCTTCATATTCTTCTTCAATTAGATGGGGAAATTATAACCACATGGTGTCTCATGATTTTGAACCAAAAGGGTTACTAGTTAATGCAAGGGAACAAATTTTCAAAGGTTATAGTTGCAATGATTATGTTGAAACAAGTTTGTCTATGggacaaaataattcaatgtttGGCCAAAAATTACTAACTGATGATTTTTGTGGGGACAAAGGAAGCAACACTTGTAAAAAACCAAGGACAAGTTCTATTTTTCATCACAAGCCATGTTTGAATGATAGATGTTTAACTTTTCAGTCTGCAGATCAGTTTGTGAATATTGGAATTAAGCCTGGAATGGAAGACTTGGATCTTGAACTCAGACTAGGGAAATTAACACAGAAAGTTTAG
- the LOC123918226 gene encoding tropinone reductase homolog At5g06060-like — MANPESSIRSSRWSLKGTTALVTGGTRGIGHAVVEELAEFGATVYTCSRNEEELNKRLNEWKDKGFSVYGSVCDASSSSQREELIRKVASAFNGKLNILVNNAGTNVRKPTIEYTAEDYSKVMTTNLDSAYHLCQLAYSLLKESGNGSIVFISSVASLTSVGSGTIYAASKAAINQLTKSLACEWAKDNIRSNSVAPWYTKTPLVEHLIANEEFVNQVLSRTPIKRIAEAHEVSSLVAFLCLPAASYITGQIVSVDGGFTVNGFQPSMRIT; from the exons atggcGAACCCAGAGAGTAGTATCAGAAGCTCAAGATGGTCTCTCAAGGGAACTACTGCTCTAGTCACTGGTGGAACGCGTGGAATTgg GCATGCTGTGGTGGAGGAACTGGCTGAATTTGGTGCTACAGTGTACACTTGTTCTAGGAATGAAGAAGAGCTTAATAAACGCTTAAATGAGTGGAAAGATAAGGGTTTTTCGGTTTATGGATCGGTTTGTGAtgcatcttcttcttctcaaagAGAGGAGCTTATTCGAAAAGTGGCTTCTGCCTTCAACGGCAAGCTCAACATACTT GTAAACAATGCTGGAACAAATGTGAGGAAGCCAACAATTGAGTATACAGCTGAAGATTATTCAAAAGTGATGACTACTAATTTGGATTCTGCATACCATCTATGCCAACTGGCATATTCACTTCTTAAAGAATCTGGAAATGGAAGCATTGTGTTCATTTCTTCGGTTGCATCTCTGACAAGTGTAGGTTCTGGAACCATCTATGCAGCGAGTAAAG CTGCAATCAATCAGCTGACAAAAAGTCTTGCTTGTGAATGGGCAAAAGACAATATAAGGAGCAACAGTGTTGCACCCTGGTATACAAAAACACCACTTGTGGAACAT TTAATTGCTAATGAAGAATTTGTGAATCAAGTACTATCTCGAACACCAATAAAGCGGATAGCAGAAGCACATGAAGTGTCTTCCTTGGTGGCTTTCCTTTGCCTGCCAGCTGCTTCCTACATCACGGGACAGATTGTTTCTGTTGATGGAGGATTTACTGTGAATGGATTTCAACCCAGCATGAGAATAACCTAA
- the LOC123918224 gene encoding tropinone reductase homolog At5g06060-like: MHFNKVSTKHFPKVAKTTMANAESNIRGSRWSLKGTTALVTGGTRGIGHAVVEELAEFGATVYTCSRNEEELNKCLNEWKDKGFSIYGSVCNASSPSQRKELIQQVSSTFNGKLNILVNNAGTNVRKPTIEFTSEDYSKVMNTNLDSAFHLCQLTYPLLKESGNGSIVFISSVASLTCVGSATIYALSKAAINQLTKNLACEWAKDNIRSNCVAPWYTKTSLVKDFIANKEFVNEILSRTPIQRIAETNEVSSLVTFLCLPAASYITGQTVSVDGGFTVNGFQPSIRIS; this comes from the exons ATGCATTTTAATAAAGTGTCCACCAAACATTTTCCTAAAGTCGCAAAAACAACAATGGCGAACGCAGAGAGCAATATCAGAGGCTCAAGATGGTCCCTCAAGGGAACTACTGCTCTAGTTACCGGTGGAACACGTGGAATCGG GCATGCTGTGGTGGAGGAACTTGCCGAGTTTGGTGCCACGGTGTACACTTGTTCTAGAAACGAAGAAGAGCTTAATAAATGCTTAAATGAATGGAAAGATAAGGGTTTTTCGATTTATGGATCAGTCTGCAATGCGTCTTCGCCTTCTCAAAGAAAAGAGCTTATTCAACAAGTGTCTTCTACCTTCAACGGAAAGCTCAACATACTT GTAAACAATGCTGGTACAAATGTGAGAAAGCCAACAATTGAGTTTACATCAGAAGATTATTCAAAAGTGATGAATACAAACTTAGATTCTGCATTCCATCTATGCCAACTTACTTATCCTCTTCTTAAAGAATCTGGAAATGGAAGCATTGTGTTCATTTCCTCTGTTGCATCTCTCACATGTGTCGGTTCGGCAACCATCTATGCATTGAGTAAAG CTGCAATCAATCAGCTGACAAAAAATCTTGCTTGTGAATGGGCAAAAGACAATATAAGGAGTAACTGTGTTGCACCTTGGTATACAAAAACATCACTTGTGAAAGAT TTTATTGCTAATAAAGAGTTTGTGAATGAAATACTATCTCGAACACCGATACAACGAATAGCAGAAACAAATGAAGTGTCTTCCTTAGTTACTTTCCTTTGCTTGCCAGCTGCTTCCTACATCACTGGACAAACTGTTTCTGTTGATGGAGGATTTACTGTGAATGGATTTCAACCAAGCATTAGGATTAGCTAA
- the LOC123918225 gene encoding tropinone reductase homolog At5g06060-like, whose amino-acid sequence MANTESSSRNSRWSLKGFTALVTGGTRGIGHAVVEELAEFGAIVYTCSRNEEELNKRLKEWEDKGFLVYGSVCDVTSPSQREELVGKVASAFNGKLNILVNNVGTNVRKPTIEYTTEDYSKLLTINLDSAYHISSLTYPLLKESGNGSIVFISSVASLTSIGSGTIYAACKAAINQLNKGLACEWAKDNIRINCVAPWYTKTPLNEYLYANNDFVNEVLSRTPIKRIGETREVSALVAFLCLPAASYITGQIVTVDGGFTANGFQPTMIIRSD is encoded by the exons atggCAAACACAGAGAGTAGTAGCAGAAACTCAAGATGGTCTCTCAAGGGATTCACAGCTCTAGTTACTGGTGGAACTCGTGGAATCGG GCATGCTGTGGTGGAGGAACTAGCTGAGTTTGGTGCTATAGTGTATACTTGTTCTAGGAATGAAGAGGAGCTTAATAAACGCTTAAAAGAGTGGGAAGATAAGGGTTTTTTGGTTTATGGATCGGTTTGCGATGTGACTTCTCCTTCTCAAAGAGAAGAGCTTGTTGGAAAAGTTGCTTCTGCCTTCAATGGCAAGCTCAACATACTT GTAAACAATGTTGGAACAAATGTAAGGAAACCAACAATTGAGTATACAACCGAAGACTATTCAAAATTGTTGACAATTAACTTGGATTCTGCATACCATATAAGCAGCCTGACATATCCGCTTCTTAAAGAATCCGGAAATGGAAGCATTGTGTTCATTTCCTCTGTTGCTTCTCTCACAAGTATAGGTTCTGGAACCATCTATGCAGCATGTAAAG CTGCAATCAATCAACTGAACAAAGGTCTGGCTTGTGAATGGGCAAAAGACAATATAAGGATCAATTGTGTTGCGCCGTGGTATACAAAAACACCACTTAATGAATAT TTATATGCCAATAATGATTTTGTGAACGAAGTACTATCTCGAACACCAATAAAGCGGATAGGAGAAACGCGTGAAGTGTCTGCCTTGGTGGCTTTCCTTTGCCTGCCAGCTGCTTCCTACATCACTGGACAGATTGTCACTGTTGATGGAGGATTTACTGCCAATGGATTTCAACCCACCATGATTATAAGAAGTGATTAA
- the LOC123918227 gene encoding AT-hook motif nuclear-localized protein 15-like, with the protein MANRWWTDNAAMSQREDLKREDLMENNNNAANSTPTNSSSNNNNEEDDNNNNDEQNPSEPGSSSGGRRPRGRPPGSKNKPKPPIVITKESPNALRSHVLEISSGSDVAESIATFANRRHRGVSVLSGSGIVANVTLRQPAAPGGVITLHGRFEILSLSGAFLPSPSPAGATGLTVYLAGGQGQVVGGAVAGSLIASGPVMVIAATFANATYERLPLEDEQGGEQEEMQVQQQQQSGVNSATVAVTSSQGLELGEHQQVSMPMYNLPPNLMHNGTQMPHDVFWGPPPPRPPPPSF; encoded by the coding sequence ATGGCTAATCGTTGGTGGACTGATAATGCGGCAATGAGTCAGAGAGAAGATTTGAAAAGAGAAGATTTGATGGAAAACAACAACAATGCTGCGAACTCAACTCCAACTAatagcagcagcaacaacaacaacgaggAAGATGATAACAACAACAATGATGAACAAAACCCATCTGAGCCAGGAAGTAGTAGCGGTGGTCGGAGGCCACGTGGCAGACCACCAGGTTCTAAGAACAAACCCAAACCGCCTATTGTTATAACAAAAGAATCTCCCAACGCGCTTCGAAGCCACGTGTTGGAAATCAGCAGTGGTAGTGATGTGGCGGAGAGTATAGCAACTTTTGCTAACCGGCGTCACCGCGGTGTGTCGGTTTTAAGTGGGAGTGGCATTGTTGCTAATGTGACGCTTAGGCAACCTGCTGCTCCTGGTGGTGTTATTACTCTTCATGGAAGATTCGAGATACTGTCGCTTTCGGGGGCTTTTTTGCCTTCTCCTTCGCCGGCTGGTGCTACTGGATTGACTGTTTATTTAGCTGGTGGTCAGGGGCAGGTTGTTGGTGGTGCTGTGGCGGGGTCTTTGATTGCTTCTGGACCTGTGATGGTTATTGCAGCTACTTTTGCTAATGCTACTTATGAAAGGTTGCCATTGGAAGATGAACAAGGTGGTGAACAAGAGGAAATGCAagttcaacaacaacaacaatctgGTGTGAATTCAGCAACCGTTGCAGTTACTTCTTCTCAAGGTTTGGAATTAGGTGAACATCAACAAGTTTCAATGCCTATGTATAATTTGCCACCAAATTTGATGCATAATGGTACTCAAATGCCACATGATGTGTTTTGGGGTCCTCCACCTCCTCGTCCTCCTCCTCCTTCTTTCTGA